In Acidobacteriota bacterium, the genomic stretch CTCGTTTTGACCGCGATTGTTCAAACAGTTCGCGCACATTGATTTCTTCGCCGCTGTCCAGCCGGGCATTGATCTGCGCCAGCTTTTCGGCCATCGTCATTTCTTCGCGCTGAATCTCCATTTCGGCCTGGGCTTCAGCGCGTTTCAGGATGTCGCGAAACACGCGCAACAGGTCAAAGACCGTCGCCGAAACTTCGGGATTGCTCTTGTCGGTTTCCAACGCCCCGCGCGTGTAGCTGGCCGCTTCTATCTCGCCGCGCGAATGCAACATCTGCGCCGCCGATTTGAACTTTTGATATTCCAACAACCGTTCGATCAGTTCGGCGCGCGGGTCATCTTCCAAATCCTCCTCGCCTTCCACTTTGGGCGCAGGCGGAAGCAGCATTTTCGATTTGATGTAAATCAGCGTCGAAGCCATCACCAGAAAATCCCCGGCGATGGCAATATCCAGCTCGCGCATCAATGTCAGGTATTCCAGGTATTGCTCCGTGATGTGCGCAATTGGAATGTCCTTGATGTCAATTTCGTCTTTTTTGATCAGGTACAGCAGCAGGTCCAGCGGGCCTTCAAACACTTCCAGCCGGACGCGATAACTGTCGCGTCGCTCGTCTTCGCTTTGCTCCGGCGTGTCTTCCAGCAAAGCCACGGCTGCTTTCTTTTTGGTTTTTGCTTCTGTCATAAAACATTTCGACAGGATTTACAGGATTCAACAGGATGAAGAATCCGATTCGGTAAATCCTGTTCATCTTGTTAATCCTGTCCATTCCCGCTTATCTGAACTTGCCGACTGACTCCCCACCGATGTACGTCAAAGGCCAATTTGTCGGCATCATCCAATTCCAGCCACAACAACTCATGTTCCGGTTCGTTACTGAGCGGAGCGCCAAACTTCGCCGCGAAATAGGAGCAGTGAAATTCCCAATGCTGGCTGCCGTCTCGTTCGCTGAAATACTGAATTGCACTGCCCAGGAAATGGCCGATGACGGCTTCGCGGGCGCATTCTTCACGGACTTCGCGCGCCAGCGCCTCTTCCAGCGATTCGTTTGGTTCGATTCCACCACCCGGCAGAAAGAGCTTCGTGATTCCGCGAACGGCGGCAAATCTACCGCATTCATCAAAAATCACCGCATAAGCTCCCGCGCGACGGCGATATTCAATTTCGGGGTTGAAACTTCCGAATTTCGGCTCATCAGGCATCGTGGTCATTCACTCAGTGCGGGAATGTGTAAGCAGAGGACTCACAGAACAAACCAGGACGTTTCATCCTGGTCAATCTTGTAAATCCTGTCGAAAGATTTTGCTCATTCCCAGGAAATTTTCATGGCGCGGCGAACTTCGCCCATGATGCGACCGGCTTCTTCGCGAGCGCGGCGGGAACCTTCGAGCAGAATGTCGCGGACTTCGTCCTGATGCTGGCGGTAATAATTCACGCGCTCCGTGATCGGCGCCAGATAATCCACCATCGCCTGCGCCAGCGCCTTTTTGCGATCCACGCATCCGATGCGCGCGTTGCGGCAATCGTCGTCAAATTGATCGGCGACTCCGGCGTCCACAAACAGCCTGTGCATCTGGCACACGTCGCAATCTTCCGGGTGGCCGGGATCAACTTTCCGTATTCGCGTGCGGTCGGTGATCATTTGTCGGACTTTGGACTGAATCACATCCGCCGAATCGGAAAGTTCAATTGTATTGCCGTAGCTTTTCGACATCTTGCGGCCATCGGTTCCAGTCAATTTCGGCGAAGCGGTCAACAAAGCTTCAGGTTCGGGAAAAACTTCGCCATAAAAGTTGTTGAAGCGGCGCACGATTTCGCGTGTCAATTCGACGTGCGCGACTTGATCCTGACCGACAGGCACGTAATGCGCTTTGTACATACAAATGTCCGCCGCTTGCAGCACCGGATAACCCAGAAACGCGTAATTGCCCAAATCCTTGTCCGTAATGTTTTCGCGCTGTTCTTTGTAGGTCGGCACGCGCTCCAGCCAGCCCAGCGGCGTGACTGCCGAAAAGTAAATGTGCAATTCGGCGTGTTCCGGTACCAGCGACTGGACGAAAAGCGTCGCTTTGTTTGGATCAAGCCCCGCTGCCAACCAGTCTGTCACCATCAACAAGGTGTTTTCGTTGATCTTCGAGGTATCGGCGTAATCGCTGGTGAGCGCGTGCCAGTCGGCCACGAAGTGATAGCTTTCGTAGCTGTCTTGCAGTTTGACCCAGTTTTTCAGCGCGCCTTCATAATTGCCCAGATGAAGTTTCCCAGTCGGGCGCATTCCACTAACAATTCGCTTTTTCATGAGAAATCAGAGACGGTTGATCAGATGCCGTAAAGTGTTTTGATGACTGTGACCATCACAGGCGTAAAGATGTAGCTCATCACCCCCAACCACAGCAACCCAATCAGAATGAAGAAGGAGTAAGGTTTGATCTGATCGTACAAGGGACGGAAGCTTTCCGGTAAAAACGTTTCCAATACATGGCTGCCGTCAAGCGGCGGAATCGGAATCAGGTTAAATACCGCCAGCGATACGTTCAGAAGCAACATCACGCTCAAAAATGTACAGATTGGCAGCAGCCACCCAGATGATTGTTCGAAAATAGGCATGACCAAATTAAATCGTCCGGCCTGTCCAAAACCCGGAACAACAGTGCCCATTAAGAGCATCGTCTTGAGCACGATGAAACAGATCAACGCCAGAATCAGATTGCTGATTGGTCCTGCAGCCGAAACCATGATGTTGGCCAATTCCTTGTTGCGCCACCGCAGCGGATTCACGTCCACGGGCTTGGCCCAGCCAATCAGCGGCGGCAATCCCGACGCCACAGTCAGAAAGCCAAGCAGAGGAATTGCCAGTGTGCCAATCGGATCAATGTGTGCCATCGGATTGAGTGAAATGCGACCCTGCAACCGCGCCGTGTCATCGCCAAACCAGTATGAAGTCGTGGCATGCGCTGCTTCGTGAATGGAAAGGGAAAGAATGAATGCGACGAAGTAGAGAATTAAATCGCCGATTGGGACGGTGAAGAGAGAGTCGAAATTCAATGGCCAATCTCCTGTGGTTTACTGCTTGTGATCTGTAGCTGGAACGAGCGGGCAAAGTAGCACGCGGTTTGAAACACTGTCAATTTTGGTGTCGGTCGCCATTATCACTGAAGGCAGGCACCACAAAAATTACGCAAAGGTAGTTATTTTCTGGTGCCGGCACTCGATTGAACTTTTCACGAAGGAAGTGACGGAAAGATTGCTTGATCGTTGGTTTGGTTGGAAATTGCGGGCGACGTGGTTTCAGAAAAATCCCCCAACCAGGCGAATCC encodes the following:
- a CDS encoding segregation/condensation protein A, with the translated sequence MTEAKTKKKAAVALLEDTPEQSEDERRDSYRVRLEVFEGPLDLLLYLIKKDEIDIKDIPIAHITEQYLEYLTLMRELDIAIAGDFLVMASTLIYIKSKMLLPPAPKVEGEEDLEDDPRAELIERLLEYQKFKSAAQMLHSRGEIEAASYTRGALETDKSNPEVSATVFDLLRVFRDILKRAEAQAEMEIQREEMTMAEKLAQINARLDSGEEINVRELFEQSRSKRELILTFLAFLELVKEFKIHLTQRELFGEIFARKRTEPIFLPETEPATEGVEVAQPAEVAQ
- a CDS encoding NUDIX domain-containing protein codes for the protein MTTMPDEPKFGSFNPEIEYRRRAGAYAVIFDECGRFAAVRGITKLFLPGGGIEPNESLEEALAREVREECAREAVIGHFLGSAIQYFSERDGSQHWEFHCSYFAAKFGAPLSNEPEHELLWLELDDADKLAFDVHRWGVSRQVQISGNGQD
- the trpS gene encoding tryptophan--tRNA ligase; the encoded protein is MKKRIVSGMRPTGKLHLGNYEGALKNWVKLQDSYESYHFVADWHALTSDYADTSKINENTLLMVTDWLAAGLDPNKATLFVQSLVPEHAELHIYFSAVTPLGWLERVPTYKEQRENITDKDLGNYAFLGYPVLQAADICMYKAHYVPVGQDQVAHVELTREIVRRFNNFYGEVFPEPEALLTASPKLTGTDGRKMSKSYGNTIELSDSADVIQSKVRQMITDRTRIRKVDPGHPEDCDVCQMHRLFVDAGVADQFDDDCRNARIGCVDRKKALAQAMVDYLAPITERVNYYRQHQDEVRDILLEGSRRAREEAGRIMGEVRRAMKISWE
- a CDS encoding site-2 protease family protein, which codes for MNFDSLFTVPIGDLILYFVAFILSLSIHEAAHATTSYWFGDDTARLQGRISLNPMAHIDPIGTLAIPLLGFLTVASGLPPLIGWAKPVDVNPLRWRNKELANIMVSAAGPISNLILALICFIVLKTMLLMGTVVPGFGQAGRFNLVMPIFEQSSGWLLPICTFLSVMLLLNVSLAVFNLIPIPPLDGSHVLETFLPESFRPLYDQIKPYSFFILIGLLWLGVMSYIFTPVMVTVIKTLYGI